A genomic segment from Modestobacter roseus encodes:
- a CDS encoding NADH:flavin oxidoreductase/NADH oxidase, protein MPDLFSPFSLKGVTLRNRIAMSPMTMYGSVDGHMDDYHVMYLGARAAGGFGLVFPEQIAITPDGRTTTSCAGIWDDDQIAGHARVTAMIKRFGAVPGIQLGHTGRKGSEVPPHQETNAQGSWKALPPDHPHGWQTVGPSAIPAGGDHSYPVHELTVEEIKALHRSYADAARRALDAGYEWLEMHFAHGYLAASFFSPLANQRTDAYGGSNRNRARFLLEALDAVREVWPERLPLTMRLGSDDFHPDGVQFTDSLEAIGWMTEHGLDLADLSMGGNTDDMVDPHFFNEPAGFVPRATRVRREIGIPVATSWNLGVPQTADTVIRQELIDVAMIGRPALANPHWPVWAARELGHPAPFELVPADWRWWLSNFRGHAPSIGLPPTPAEVRAAAAADVPVAEFGEVPVNA, encoded by the coding sequence ATGCCGGACCTGTTCTCGCCCTTCAGCCTCAAGGGCGTCACCCTGCGCAACCGCATCGCGATGTCGCCGATGACGATGTACGGCTCCGTCGACGGCCACATGGACGACTACCACGTGATGTACCTCGGCGCCCGCGCCGCGGGCGGCTTCGGACTGGTGTTCCCGGAGCAGATCGCCATCACCCCCGACGGCCGGACGACGACCTCCTGCGCCGGCATCTGGGACGACGACCAGATCGCCGGCCACGCCCGGGTGACGGCGATGATCAAGCGCTTCGGCGCCGTCCCGGGGATCCAGCTGGGGCACACCGGGCGCAAGGGCAGCGAGGTGCCGCCACACCAGGAGACCAACGCGCAGGGCAGCTGGAAGGCGCTCCCGCCGGACCACCCGCACGGCTGGCAGACCGTGGGCCCCTCCGCCATCCCGGCCGGTGGCGACCACTCCTACCCGGTGCACGAGCTGACCGTGGAGGAGATCAAGGCGCTGCACCGCAGCTACGCCGACGCCGCCCGCCGCGCCCTGGACGCCGGCTACGAGTGGCTGGAGATGCACTTCGCGCACGGCTATCTCGCCGCCAGCTTCTTCTCCCCGCTGGCCAACCAGCGCACCGACGCCTACGGCGGCAGCAACCGCAACCGCGCCCGGTTCCTGCTCGAGGCGCTGGACGCCGTCCGGGAGGTCTGGCCCGAGCGGCTGCCGCTGACCATGCGACTGGGCTCGGACGACTTCCACCCCGACGGCGTCCAGTTCACCGACTCCCTCGAGGCGATCGGCTGGATGACCGAGCACGGGCTGGACCTCGCCGACCTGAGCATGGGCGGCAACACCGACGACATGGTCGACCCGCACTTCTTCAACGAGCCGGCCGGCTTCGTCCCGCGGGCGACCCGGGTGCGCCGGGAGATCGGCATCCCGGTGGCCACCAGCTGGAACCTCGGGGTGCCGCAGACCGCCGACACCGTCATCCGCCAGGAGCTGATCGACGTCGCGATGATCGGCCGACCCGCGCTGGCCAACCCGCACTGGCCGGTGTGGGCCGCCCGCGAGCTCGGCCACCCGGCGCCGTTCGAGCTGGTGCCCGCCGACTGGCGCTGGTGGCTGTCGAACTTCCGCGGCCACGCCCCGAGCATCGGGCTGCCGCCGACCCCGGCCGAGGTGCGCGCCGCCGCGGCGGCCGACGTCCCGGTCGCCGAGTTCGGCGAGGTGCCGGTCAACGCCTGA
- a CDS encoding 3-keto-5-aminohexanoate cleavage protein, with product MRKAEKVVITTAVTGSVNVPSQSPFLPVTPDEVVEAALGAIEAGSAVVHLHARHPDGRPAWEPEVFTQIVPRITEATDAVINITTGGSSQMTMEQRLAGATTFAPELASMNMGSMNFVYSGIADRVTEWRHDWEKPYVQATYSHPFINTFDRIEHTLRTLGAAGTRFEFECYDIGHLYSLAYFVDRGLVPTPLLVQGVFGILGGIGSDHENLEHMVRIADKLFGDDYSFSAFAAGRDQMQFATHSAWLGGHVRVGLEDSLWLGKGRLAESNAQQVIRIRAVVEDLGKQIATPADARAMLALRGTATLNGRALA from the coding sequence ATGCGGAAGGCGGAAAAGGTCGTCATCACCACGGCCGTGACGGGCTCGGTCAACGTCCCCTCGCAGAGCCCGTTCCTGCCGGTGACCCCGGACGAGGTGGTCGAGGCCGCGCTGGGCGCCATCGAGGCGGGCTCCGCCGTCGTGCACCTGCACGCCCGGCACCCCGACGGACGCCCCGCCTGGGAGCCGGAGGTGTTCACGCAGATCGTCCCGCGGATCACCGAGGCCACCGACGCGGTCATCAACATCACCACCGGCGGCTCGTCGCAGATGACGATGGAGCAGCGGCTGGCCGGCGCGACGACGTTCGCACCTGAGCTCGCCTCGATGAACATGGGCTCGATGAATTTCGTCTACTCCGGGATCGCCGACCGGGTGACCGAGTGGCGGCACGACTGGGAGAAGCCGTACGTGCAGGCCACGTACAGCCACCCGTTCATCAACACGTTCGACCGGATCGAGCACACGCTCCGCACCCTGGGTGCGGCCGGCACCCGGTTCGAGTTCGAGTGCTACGACATCGGTCACCTGTACTCCCTGGCGTACTTCGTCGACCGCGGGCTGGTGCCGACCCCGCTGCTGGTCCAGGGCGTCTTCGGCATCCTCGGTGGCATCGGTTCCGACCACGAGAACCTCGAGCACATGGTGCGGATCGCCGACAAGCTCTTCGGCGACGACTACTCGTTCTCCGCCTTCGCCGCCGGCCGGGACCAGATGCAGTTCGCCACGCACAGCGCCTGGCTCGGCGGGCACGTCCGGGTCGGCCTCGAGGACAGCCTCTGGCTCGGCAAGGGCCGGCTGGCCGAGAGCAACGCCCAGCAGGTCATCAGGATCCGCGCCGTCGTCGAGGACCTCGGCAAGCAGATCGCCACCCCCGCCGACGCCCGCGCGATGCTCGCGCTCCGCGGCACAGCCACCCTGAACGGGAGAGCACTCGCATGA
- a CDS encoding MFS transporter, with protein sequence MFHTRSSGNELIKQAGFSYFPLAFVARLPYAMITVGVLTLVVAERGSVTLGGLNSAAAGLGTALVGPLLGAAADRFGQRRVLVPVGLVNASLLAAFPFVVAGSTPDLLLLALSVLIGASAPQIAPMSRTRLVAIIRRVIAPHRREKVLNSTMAYESAADEMVFIVGPFLVGLLATAVAPWLAIAGASALTFVFVTRFALHPTGRLHPGSADSPQVQAPARELARFSLLTVVAGTLGIGFFFGATLTSLTGFLADDGAGDRAGLLYGVMGIGSAALALGSAAFPARFSQRARWLVFGSLLLAAAIAYAGARSVPVLIAALAVLGCGIGPTLVSQYSLAARFSPTGRSATTMTMLGSAVVVGQAVASAVTGIVVDQLGAEAGLLLPAVAAAVVVAAGVAHAATTRPFEVERERELVPA encoded by the coding sequence ATGTTCCACACCCGATCGTCCGGCAACGAGCTGATCAAGCAGGCCGGCTTCTCCTACTTCCCGCTCGCCTTCGTCGCGCGCCTGCCGTACGCGATGATCACCGTCGGCGTGCTCACCCTCGTCGTCGCCGAGCGCGGCTCGGTCACCCTCGGCGGGCTCAACTCCGCCGCCGCCGGCCTCGGGACGGCGCTCGTCGGGCCGCTGCTCGGCGCGGCCGCCGACCGGTTCGGCCAGCGCCGGGTGCTCGTCCCGGTCGGGCTGGTCAACGCCTCCCTGCTCGCGGCCTTCCCGTTCGTCGTCGCCGGCAGCACGCCCGACCTGCTGCTGCTCGCCCTGTCGGTGCTGATCGGCGCCTCCGCGCCGCAGATCGCGCCGATGTCGCGCACCCGCCTGGTCGCGATCATCCGCCGGGTGATCGCGCCGCACCGGCGCGAGAAGGTGCTCAACTCGACGATGGCCTACGAGTCCGCGGCCGACGAGATGGTCTTCATCGTCGGCCCGTTCCTGGTCGGGCTGCTGGCCACCGCCGTCGCTCCGTGGCTGGCGATCGCCGGGGCCTCGGCGCTGACGTTCGTCTTCGTCACCCGGTTCGCGCTGCACCCCACCGGCCGGCTCCACCCCGGCAGCGCCGACTCGCCGCAGGTGCAGGCGCCGGCCCGGGAGCTGGCCCGCTTCTCGCTGCTCACCGTGGTCGCCGGCACGCTCGGCATCGGCTTCTTCTTCGGCGCCACGCTCACCTCGCTCACCGGCTTCCTCGCCGACGACGGCGCGGGCGACCGGGCCGGGCTGCTCTACGGCGTCATGGGCATCGGGTCGGCCGCGCTGGCCCTGGGTTCGGCGGCGTTCCCGGCGCGGTTCAGCCAGCGGGCGCGGTGGCTGGTCTTCGGCTCGCTGCTGCTCGCCGCCGCGATCGCCTACGCCGGCGCGCGCTCGGTCCCGGTGCTGATCGCGGCGCTGGCGGTGCTCGGCTGCGGCATCGGCCCGACGCTGGTCAGCCAGTACAGCCTCGCCGCGCGGTTCAGCCCGACGGGCCGCTCGGCGACCACGATGACGATGCTCGGCTCCGCCGTGGTCGTCGGCCAGGCGGTCGCGTCGGCGGTCACCGGCATCGTCGTCGACCAGCTGGGCGCCGAGGCCGGCCTGCTGCTGCCGGCCGTCGCCGCGGCCGTCGTGGTGGCCGCCGGGGTGGCGCACGCGGCGACCACCCGGCCGTTCGAGGTCGAGCGGGAGCGGGAGCTGGTCCCCGCCTGA
- a CDS encoding SDR family NAD(P)-dependent oxidoreductase, which translates to MSAALEGKVVLVVGASAGIGADAARVLAGDGASLMLVARGEEPLAALAKELDAAGHDVGYCPGDVSRAADVVRFVDATVERFGRLDGAFNNAAMTQAGRLDQVSETDFDQLMAVNVKGTWLCLREEIRVMAAAGAGSIVNVSSIGGLRGSSGMGAYQASKHAVIGLTRTAAHDVGPLGIRVNVVAPGPTETPMLEKTRQAIPGGVEARIAATPLRKAGTGAEVGSVVSFLLSDRASHLSGVVLPVDGGFVA; encoded by the coding sequence ATGAGTGCCGCGTTGGAGGGGAAGGTCGTGCTGGTGGTCGGCGCGAGCGCCGGCATCGGCGCCGACGCCGCCCGGGTGCTGGCCGGGGACGGCGCGTCGCTGATGCTGGTGGCGCGCGGCGAAGAGCCGCTGGCCGCGTTGGCGAAGGAGCTCGACGCCGCCGGTCACGATGTCGGGTACTGCCCGGGTGACGTGTCCCGGGCGGCGGACGTCGTCCGGTTCGTGGACGCGACCGTCGAGCGGTTCGGTCGGTTGGACGGGGCGTTCAACAACGCCGCGATGACCCAGGCGGGCCGGCTGGACCAGGTGTCCGAGACCGACTTCGACCAGCTCATGGCGGTCAACGTGAAGGGCACCTGGCTGTGCCTGCGCGAGGAGATCCGGGTGATGGCGGCGGCCGGCGCGGGCTCGATCGTGAACGTCAGCAGCATCGGCGGGCTGCGCGGCAGCTCCGGGATGGGCGCGTACCAGGCCAGCAAGCACGCAGTCATCGGGCTGACCCGCACCGCCGCGCACGACGTCGGGCCACTGGGCATCCGGGTGAACGTCGTCGCCCCCGGACCGACCGAGACCCCGATGCTGGAGAAGACGCGGCAGGCGATCCCCGGCGGCGTGGAGGCGCGCATCGCGGCCACCCCGCTGCGCAAGGCGGGCACCGGCGCCGAGGTCGGCAGCGTGGTGTCGTTCCTGTTGTCGGACCGGGCGTCGCACCTGAGCGGCGTCGTCCTGCCGGTGGACGGTGGGTTCGTTGCCTGA
- a CDS encoding DUF6282 family protein, whose product MRIPNIMFALQGGSRMATVDADVEPTPALLKVLDGVVDLHCHSGPSPFPRRLDHVEASYDGARIGMRAALVKSHHHNTVMDLLAMGPRLTEAPTPMYGGVALNSEVGGINPSAVAVALTMGGRCVWGPTVSAGQHIEAHRHDDGFPHNTGNLYEQEVSVFDASGQVSQEADLVTRLVGDADVLLTGGHLDGESMVAWFETAHRNGVRRMLIHHPDYIIKASDQAIEKMVGLGAFVEHELSMYDPRVTAPDWPIEQLVDWIRKIGPEHTVIDSDLGQIGNPLPVDAYLLVTQQLLDHGIPAADIRQMMCRNTAFLLGLEESN is encoded by the coding sequence ATGCGCATACCGAACATCATGTTCGCTCTACAAGGAGGATCCCGGATGGCCACCGTCGACGCGGACGTCGAGCCGACCCCGGCACTGTTGAAGGTCCTGGACGGCGTCGTCGACCTGCACTGCCACTCCGGTCCCAGCCCCTTCCCCCGGCGGCTGGACCACGTCGAGGCCTCCTACGACGGGGCCCGGATCGGCATGCGGGCAGCGCTGGTGAAGTCCCACCACCACAACACCGTGATGGACCTGCTGGCCATGGGCCCGCGGCTGACCGAGGCACCGACGCCGATGTACGGCGGCGTAGCGCTCAACTCCGAGGTCGGCGGGATCAACCCCTCGGCCGTCGCGGTCGCCCTCACCATGGGCGGCCGGTGCGTCTGGGGGCCCACCGTCTCGGCCGGCCAGCACATCGAGGCCCACCGGCACGACGACGGCTTCCCGCACAACACCGGCAACCTCTACGAGCAGGAGGTGTCGGTCTTCGATGCCTCCGGCCAGGTGTCGCAGGAGGCCGACCTGGTCACCCGGCTGGTCGGTGACGCCGACGTCCTGCTCACCGGCGGCCACCTGGACGGTGAGTCGATGGTCGCCTGGTTCGAGACGGCCCACCGCAACGGTGTCCGGCGGATGCTGATCCACCACCCGGACTACATCATCAAGGCCTCGGACCAGGCGATCGAGAAGATGGTCGGCCTCGGCGCCTTCGTCGAGCACGAGCTGTCCATGTACGACCCGCGGGTCACGGCACCGGACTGGCCGATCGAGCAGCTGGTCGACTGGATCCGCAAGATCGGGCCGGAGCACACCGTCATCGACTCCGACCTGGGCCAGATCGGCAACCCGCTGCCGGTCGACGCCTACCTGCTGGTCACCCAGCAGCTGCTCGACCACGGCATCCCGGCCGCCGACATCCGCCAGATGATGTGCCGCAACACCGCCTTCCTCCTCGGCCTGGAGGAGAGCAACTGA
- a CDS encoding IclR family transcriptional regulator has protein sequence MDLALHGRAARDTHAAPAAEAERAPIQAIDRAANVLSLLDQDTRRLTAGVVAARLGLNRTTAHRYLQALQQAGFLNATAGPGPLLDQLSALVSVRQQLITLAPAVMRHLADTSGLTAVLSFLGRTGAVVTLVEEPQQTTILLTVRVGTVLEVKAAQTRVLLAFQSDPTAVTRAHATLTEAQAAVERQALRDVRRRRLAWADLDRVGLASVAVPVLATYDVQAAMALIGTSTMLNPAGTAERVRALQDAATSLGGMVAG, from the coding sequence ATGGACCTGGCGCTGCACGGCCGGGCTGCCCGGGACACCCACGCGGCGCCCGCGGCCGAGGCGGAGCGGGCGCCGATCCAGGCGATCGACCGGGCCGCGAACGTCCTGTCGCTGCTGGACCAGGACACCCGGAGGCTGACGGCAGGGGTGGTCGCCGCGCGGCTCGGGCTCAACCGGACCACCGCGCACCGGTACCTGCAGGCCCTGCAGCAGGCGGGCTTCCTCAACGCCACCGCCGGCCCCGGGCCGCTGCTCGACCAGCTCTCCGCACTGGTCTCGGTGCGCCAGCAGCTGATCACCCTGGCGCCGGCGGTGATGCGCCACCTGGCCGACACCAGCGGCCTGACCGCCGTGCTCAGCTTCCTCGGCCGCACCGGCGCCGTCGTGACGCTGGTCGAGGAGCCGCAGCAGACCACGATCCTGCTCACCGTCCGGGTCGGCACGGTGCTCGAGGTGAAGGCCGCCCAGACCCGGGTGCTGCTGGCCTTCCAGTCCGACCCGACGGCGGTCACCCGCGCGCACGCCACGCTCACCGAGGCGCAGGCCGCGGTCGAGCGCCAGGCCCTGCGCGACGTCCGGCGGCGTCGGCTGGCCTGGGCCGACCTCGACCGGGTCGGGCTCGCCTCGGTCGCCGTCCCGGTGCTGGCCACCTACGACGTGCAGGCGGCCATGGCCCTGATCGGCACCAGCACGATGCTCAACCCCGCCGGTACGGCGGAGCGGGTGCGCGCCCTCCAGGACGCCGCGACCTCGCTCGGCGGCATGGTCGCCGGCTGA
- a CDS encoding NAD(P)-dependent alcohol dehydrogenase produces the protein MQAITQDTYGSTDTLTLRDVDAPVPGAGQVLVRVRAASVNAADWHVMRGDPRIARLALGLRRPKARIRGRDVAGVVAAVGAGVTHVQPGDEVYGEAGAADGAFAEFACLPAGQVAPKPAGSTFEQAAAMPLAGCTALEGLRDHARLTAGQRVLVNGAAGGVGTFAVQIARALGAEVTGVCSTRNVELVRSLGADVVDYTVEDVTARTDRYDVVFDLVGNRRLRELRGLLTDGGTLLLAGGGVWDGGSLLGPIRLLVTGAVVGRLLRQRIVTFTATPTTERLTALAELFGSGAVTPVVDRTYPLAQVPEAIRHVETGHARAKTVVVVP, from the coding sequence ATGCAGGCGATCACCCAGGACACCTACGGATCCACCGACACCCTCACGCTCCGGGACGTCGACGCCCCCGTCCCCGGCGCCGGGCAGGTGCTGGTCCGGGTCCGCGCGGCCTCGGTCAACGCGGCCGACTGGCACGTCATGCGCGGTGACCCGCGGATCGCCCGGCTCGCGCTCGGGCTCCGCCGGCCGAAGGCCCGCATCCGCGGTCGCGACGTGGCCGGGGTCGTGGCGGCCGTCGGTGCGGGTGTCACGCACGTCCAGCCCGGCGACGAGGTGTACGGCGAGGCCGGCGCCGCGGACGGCGCGTTCGCCGAGTTCGCCTGCCTGCCCGCCGGTCAGGTCGCGCCGAAGCCGGCCGGGTCGACCTTCGAGCAGGCGGCGGCCATGCCGCTGGCAGGGTGCACCGCCCTGGAGGGGCTCCGCGACCACGCACGCCTGACGGCCGGCCAGCGGGTCCTGGTCAACGGTGCTGCGGGCGGGGTGGGCACCTTCGCCGTGCAGATCGCCCGCGCCCTCGGCGCCGAGGTGACCGGCGTGTGCAGCACCCGGAACGTCGAGCTGGTGCGCTCCCTCGGCGCGGACGTCGTCGACTACACGGTGGAGGACGTCACCGCGCGGACGGACCGCTACGACGTCGTCTTCGACCTGGTCGGGAACCGGCGGTTGCGTGAGCTCCGCGGCCTGCTCACCGACGGCGGGACGCTGCTGCTGGCCGGTGGCGGGGTGTGGGACGGCGGCAGCCTGCTGGGTCCCATCCGGCTGCTCGTGACCGGCGCGGTCGTCGGGCGGCTCCTGCGCCAGCGCATCGTCACCTTCACCGCGACCCCGACCACCGAGCGGCTGACCGCGCTGGCCGAGCTGTTCGGGTCGGGTGCGGTCACCCCGGTGGTCGACCGCACCTACCCACTGGCCCAGGTCCCCGAGGCGATCCGGCACGTCGAGACCGGCCATGCCCGCGCCAAGACCGTCGTCGTCGTGCCCTGA
- a CDS encoding iron-containing alcohol dehydrogenase, which translates to MPEAVGTLRLPARVHVGWGARAQLPELVTVSGNRVLAVVDPFLAGTELLASVVAGLTAAGLHVRVHSDITPELPVASLTAAAETAREHAADVVLAIGGGSALDAAKVVALLSRYEGPLSRFYGENLVPGPVLPVVAVPTTAGTGSEVTPVAVVSDPERELKVGISSPFLVPVAAVVDPELTLGAPASVTAFAGIDALVHAAESYTARPLPVDWSAPLPVFTGRNALADPVALQAAGHLGPWLPVAVTEPGNRRAREEVARGALLAGIAFGSTGTHLCHALQYPIGGLTKTPHGLGTGLLLPYVLDVLRRDPAVADRIAALGAALEGIGAAEASAARTVARVVEINARIGVPADLAAIGIGRDQLPRVADLGLRSARLLAIAPTDPTRDLLLEVLEHAHAGELTDRSPA; encoded by the coding sequence TTGCCTGAGGCCGTGGGGACGCTGCGGCTGCCGGCGCGGGTGCACGTCGGGTGGGGTGCCCGGGCGCAGCTGCCGGAGCTGGTGACGGTGTCCGGCAACCGGGTGCTCGCCGTCGTCGACCCGTTCCTGGCCGGCACGGAGCTGCTCGCGTCCGTCGTCGCCGGCCTGACCGCGGCCGGCCTGCACGTGCGGGTGCACTCCGACATCACCCCGGAGCTGCCGGTCGCGAGCCTCACCGCGGCCGCCGAGACGGCGCGGGAGCACGCGGCCGACGTCGTCCTGGCCATCGGCGGCGGCAGCGCGCTGGACGCGGCGAAGGTCGTCGCACTGCTGTCCCGGTACGAGGGCCCGCTGTCCCGCTTCTACGGCGAGAACCTGGTGCCCGGGCCGGTGCTGCCGGTCGTCGCGGTGCCCACCACGGCGGGTACCGGCTCGGAGGTCACCCCGGTGGCGGTCGTCTCCGACCCGGAGCGCGAGCTGAAAGTGGGTATCTCGAGCCCGTTCCTGGTGCCGGTGGCCGCCGTCGTCGACCCCGAGCTGACCCTGGGTGCCCCGGCGAGCGTGACGGCCTTCGCCGGCATCGATGCCCTGGTGCACGCCGCGGAGTCCTACACCGCGCGGCCGCTGCCGGTCGACTGGTCCGCGCCGCTGCCGGTCTTCACCGGCCGCAACGCGCTGGCCGATCCGGTCGCGCTGCAGGCGGCCGGCCACCTCGGGCCCTGGCTGCCGGTCGCCGTCACCGAGCCGGGCAACCGGCGCGCCCGCGAGGAGGTCGCGCGCGGCGCGCTGCTGGCAGGCATCGCGTTCGGCTCGACCGGCACCCACCTCTGCCACGCGCTGCAGTACCCGATCGGCGGGCTGACCAAGACCCCGCACGGCCTGGGCACCGGGCTGCTGCTGCCCTACGTCCTCGACGTGCTGCGCCGCGACCCGGCGGTCGCCGACCGGATCGCCGCGCTCGGCGCGGCGCTGGAGGGCATCGGTGCCGCCGAGGCCTCGGCAGCGCGGACCGTCGCCCGGGTCGTGGAGATCAACGCGCGGATCGGCGTACCCGCGGACCTGGCAGCGATCGGCATCGGCCGCGACCAGCTGCCGCGCGTCGCCGACCTCGGCCTGCGCTCGGCCCGGCTGCTCGCCATCGCGCCAACCGACCCCACCCGGGACCTGCTGCTCGAGGTGCTCGAGCACGCCCATGCCGGAGAACTCACCGATCGGAGCCCCGCGTGA
- a CDS encoding NAD-dependent succinate-semialdehyde dehydrogenase gives MTLPELHTDLFIDGQWRPGSDGRRFDVVDPADSSVVASFAIATAADCAAAVDAAAAAQEGWAATAPRVRSELLRAAYEVLTAERESFAELMVRENGKSWADAIGEAGYATEFFRWFAEEAVRVPGEYRLSPAGDKRIVVDRQPIGVSLLVTPWNFPAAMATRKLAPALAAGCTTILKPARETPLTAAYVVDVLHRVGVPRGVVNLVTPVPTGPLVKEMLDRPEVRKLSFTGSTEVGRDLLHACADTVVSASMELGGNAPLLVLPGADLESAVEGALLAKMRNGGSACTAANRFYVHSSVHDEFVARMDAALSKVAVGPGLDRANDLGALVSVAERDKVAGLVDGAVADGATVVRGGSSSAEGAFYDATLLTGVRHGSAISTTEIFGPVTAVVRFDDVDDAVRMANDTVYGLMAYVFGEEREAMAVARRLEAGMVAVNRGVVSDPAAPFGGVKQSGLGREGGSEGILEFLEEKYIALTA, from the coding sequence GTGACCCTTCCCGAGCTGCACACCGACCTGTTCATCGACGGGCAGTGGCGACCCGGCTCCGACGGCCGCCGGTTCGACGTCGTCGACCCGGCCGACTCCTCGGTGGTCGCGTCGTTCGCCATCGCCACCGCCGCCGACTGCGCGGCCGCCGTCGACGCCGCGGCCGCCGCGCAGGAGGGCTGGGCGGCGACCGCGCCACGCGTGCGCAGCGAGCTGCTGCGGGCGGCCTACGAGGTGCTCACCGCGGAGCGCGAGTCCTTCGCCGAACTGATGGTGCGGGAGAACGGCAAGTCCTGGGCCGACGCGATCGGCGAGGCCGGCTACGCCACGGAGTTCTTCCGCTGGTTCGCCGAGGAGGCGGTGCGGGTGCCCGGCGAGTACCGCCTCTCCCCCGCTGGTGACAAGCGGATCGTCGTCGACCGGCAGCCGATCGGGGTCTCCCTGCTCGTCACCCCGTGGAACTTCCCAGCCGCGATGGCCACCCGCAAGCTCGCACCCGCGCTGGCCGCCGGCTGCACCACGATCCTCAAGCCGGCCCGGGAGACCCCGCTGACCGCGGCCTACGTCGTCGACGTGCTGCACCGGGTCGGGGTGCCGCGCGGGGTGGTGAACCTGGTGACGCCGGTGCCCACCGGCCCACTGGTCAAGGAGATGCTCGACCGGCCTGAGGTGCGGAAGCTGTCGTTCACCGGGTCGACCGAGGTCGGCCGGGACCTGCTGCACGCCTGCGCCGACACGGTGGTGAGCGCGTCGATGGAGCTGGGCGGCAACGCGCCGCTGCTGGTGCTGCCCGGCGCGGACCTGGAGTCGGCGGTGGAGGGCGCGCTGCTGGCCAAGATGCGCAACGGCGGGTCGGCGTGCACCGCCGCCAACCGGTTCTACGTGCACTCCTCGGTGCACGACGAGTTCGTCGCGCGGATGGACGCCGCGCTGTCGAAGGTCGCCGTCGGCCCGGGGCTGGACCGGGCCAACGACCTCGGGGCGCTGGTGTCCGTCGCCGAGCGCGACAAGGTCGCCGGTCTGGTCGACGGTGCGGTGGCCGACGGCGCGACCGTGGTCCGCGGCGGCTCGTCGTCGGCCGAGGGCGCCTTCTACGACGCGACGCTGCTGACCGGGGTCCGGCACGGCTCGGCCATCTCGACCACCGAGATCTTCGGCCCGGTGACCGCGGTGGTCCGGTTCGACGACGTCGACGACGCGGTGCGGATGGCCAACGACACCGTCTACGGGCTGATGGCCTACGTGTTCGGCGAGGAGCGGGAGGCGATGGCCGTCGCCCGCAGGCTGGAGGCCGGGATGGTCGCGGTCAACCGTGGCGTCGTCAGCGACCCGGCCGCCCCGTTCGGCGGGGTGAAGCAGAGCGGGCTGGGCCGGGAGGGCGGCTCCGAGGGGATCCTGGAGTTCCTCGAGGAGAAGTACATCGCGCTGACCGCCTGA
- a CDS encoding HpcH/HpaI aldolase family protein, which produces MRTSLFRAALARGDGPALGTWVKIPAPEVVELVALAGFDVAVIDLEHSPMSLESASTLIATALHTGVSAIVRVPGLDPGLVQRVLDAGAEGVMVPHVDTVEQARSAAAAVRFPPLGERGVGSTSRAGAWGAQPLAEYLRFGQEEAMLIAQIESAAGVRNAEEIAAVDGVDALLVGTVDLAVSEGRTPGDPAVAELVAAVVDSARAAGVPVGNAGAATAEAAQTAVDAGFTFTMLSNDATMLGTAARAAVAAGRSARPRQETR; this is translated from the coding sequence GTGAGGACCAGCCTGTTCCGGGCCGCCCTGGCCCGCGGAGACGGACCGGCGCTCGGAACGTGGGTGAAGATCCCGGCACCGGAGGTGGTGGAGCTGGTCGCACTGGCCGGCTTCGACGTCGCGGTCATCGACCTCGAGCACTCACCCATGAGCCTGGAGTCGGCGTCCACGCTGATCGCGACGGCGCTGCACACCGGGGTCTCCGCGATCGTGCGTGTGCCCGGCCTCGACCCGGGGCTGGTGCAGCGGGTGCTCGACGCCGGTGCCGAGGGCGTCATGGTGCCGCACGTGGACACCGTCGAGCAGGCCCGAAGCGCCGCCGCCGCCGTGCGCTTCCCGCCACTGGGTGAGCGCGGCGTGGGGTCGACCAGCCGGGCGGGTGCATGGGGCGCCCAGCCCCTGGCCGAGTACCTGCGCTTCGGCCAGGAGGAGGCGATGCTCATCGCCCAGATCGAGTCCGCCGCGGGCGTACGCAACGCCGAGGAGATCGCCGCGGTCGACGGCGTGGACGCGCTGCTCGTCGGCACGGTCGACCTGGCGGTCAGCGAGGGACGGACGCCGGGCGACCCGGCGGTCGCCGAGCTCGTCGCCGCCGTGGTCGACTCCGCGCGCGCCGCCGGGGTGCCGGTGGGCAACGCCGGCGCCGCGACGGCTGAGGCGGCGCAGACCGCCGTCGACGCCGGGTTCACCTTCACCATGCTCAGCAACGACGCCACGATGCTCGGCACCGCCGCGCGCGCGGCCGTCGCCGCGGGCCGATCCGCACGACCGCGACAGGAGACCCGATGA